One genomic segment of Tripterygium wilfordii isolate XIE 37 chromosome 9, ASM1340144v1, whole genome shotgun sequence includes these proteins:
- the LOC120004888 gene encoding uncharacterized protein LOC120004888, with protein MSHHSSIFPSCFCPSSTTDDEIHRLPPMHPQSVFPSGNSTVNTCLYQTDLGIFSVTWSRTVLGHSLHLHLHPLDSAANGGSSPLSLSDPLTISTLSFHLRIKPFFFWKKHGSKKLHFINQENKKTRRPTVQIFWDLSKAKFGSVPRPEPQSGFYVAVVIDGEMTLLDGDLTKEAYSKTKAKRPERNQGLVLRREHLFGNRVYTTKARFGGKNREISIDCSVDSDARLCFSVDNKRVLLIKRLKWKFRGNETIEVDGVPVQISWDVYNWFFDEFKSGHAVFMFRFEEEEEEEDKKEIEACGVEGNEKNGVVSWRQNLEWRKMRKTWLMTARSSSSSSISISISSASNSSGCSSSVMEWVDSEETESSGPNNGFSLLVYAWRK; from the coding sequence ATGTCCCACCACTCCTCTATTTTCCCTTCTTGCTTCTGTCCCTCCTCAACCACCGACGACGAAATTCACCGGCTTCCACCAATGCACCCACAGTCGGTTTTCCCCTCCGGCAACTCCACCGTCAACACCTGCCTCTACCAGACCGATCTTGGGATCTTTTCTGTTACCTGGTCCCGCACAGTACTTGGCCACTCACTCCACCTCCACCTTCATCCACTTGATTCCGCCGCAAATGGTGGTTCCTCTCCCCTGTCTCTCTCCGACCCACTTACTATCTCTACCCTGTCTTTTCATCTCCGCATCAAGCCCTTCTTTTTCTGGAAAAAACATGGATCCAAGAAACTCCATTTTATCAaccaagaaaacaagaagactAGAAGACCAACAGTTCAAATCTTTTGGGATCTTAGTAAAGCAAAGTTCGGATCCGTACCCCGCCCAGAACCTCAATCTGGGTTCTATGTAGCCGTGGTTATTGACGGAGAGATGACGCTCCTCGACGGTGACTTGACCAAGGAAGCTTATTCCAAGACCAAAGCGAAAAGGCCGGAAAGAAATCAAGGTCTTGTTCTACGAAGAGAACATTTGTTCGGAAACAGAGTTTACACTACAAAAGCTAGATTTGGGGGCAAGAACAGAGAAATTTCGATCGATTGCAGTGTCGACAGTGACGCCAGATTGTGTTTCAGTGTTGATAACAAAAGGGTTTTGTTAATTAAGCGTTTGAAGTGGAAATTTAGAGGAAATGAGACGATCGAAGTAGATGGTGTGCCTGTGCAGATCTCGTGGGACGTGTACAATTGGTTCTTCGACGAGTTCAAAAGTGGTCACGCTGTGTTTATGTTTaggtttgaagaagaagaagaagaagaagataagaaagaaaTCGAAGCCTGTGGTGTTGAAGGGAATGAGAAAAACGGCGTCGTTTCTTGGCGGCAAAATTTGGAGTGGAGGAAGATGAGGAAGACCTGGTTGATGACTGCGAGGAGCTCGTCTTCGTCGTCGATTTCGATTTCGATTTCTTCAGCGTCGAACTCTTCTGGCTGCAGCTCGTCGGTGATGGAGTGGGTGGACTCGGAGGAGACCGAGTCAAGTGGGCCCAACAATGGCTTCTCGTTGCTGGTTTATGCATGGAGGAAATGA